GAATGACATCAAAAATATCTTGTTGTTCACGATTGATCAATCATTTCCGCATCTTATCCCTCTTTGATATTGTCAGAGATTTGTGTCCACCTTTGTGGGATCTTTGCTTGCCCTAGAAAGACATTCAGGTACAAGAAGGACCACTTCTTGTAGTCTCAACAACAACTTTCAATAATTGCCATTTCAtaatatgtattttttttatttttatagctCCGAATTTTAGTTCTTAGAATCTGAATGTGCATAAAACTCCATGCCTTGTTGACTCGAGTTGATGCTATAGCCTCTTCAAACATTTCATTATCACTCAAAATATCCTGCAATTTTGATGTCTTGATGAATTTGTGAGGACACAAGATGAAGATGAATTGCTGTAGTGGCCCCTCTAAGCAAAACATTCTGTTATTGCTTCATGTTCATGAAGATATATTCTGGTTCTTCCTGAATTGATGGATTTAGCAAATTGATAGAAAAGAGTAGTTCAAAATTACCTGAAAACTGAATCCAAAATTTTCCCCCAGCCGCATAATATTTGTTGATGAATTCAAAAACAATGTCACTTCCATTGTAAATATACAAGGGTGACTTGTTAAATGTTTGGCAGGTGTAGCTACTCTCTAGTGTTTTATTTCGGCTGAACACATTTATACGTTGTTTTTCAGGACATCGGAGTTCGTCTGTCATGATGTCCATTCTGAGGTTAATGAGACTGTGCAACGCAATACGACATGTGCATTTTGTCGGGTGCTGCCTTGGAATCATCAGAGGATACCCGGGACTAAATAGGTGTCCCTTTATCAGTGGTGAACTCGTCAAACTGCTGCATATGTCAAAAGCAggaatttctgaaaatataagaAGTTCAAAGAGATAATGGTGTTGAGCAAGTCGGAATTAAGGATAGAATCGTCTCGATTGAGACATGTTTTCTCTTTTCCAGGTCATTCATCAAAAGCCATGAAATTAGctgaaaagaattttttttcatttgaaggGATGGCAGAATCCCCCCTCAAAACACTCGATTCTACTCCTAAATCAAATACATTATTTCCTGGATGCAAAAAGTTCAGTGTGCCCTTCAAACTGATGAGCAATGTATGAATAATAATGACTGTGACTGTGGACATGACCGAACTGTTGTTGGTTTTTTCTACGTTGCCACACAAAACTTGAAACCTAGAATCCTGTCTCACCTTTAATGCACTGATACTTGATGAAAACATAGGTGTAGTAGTGACCGTCATTAAGAAAGACATGGCAGTTTGGTCTCATATTACACTGCTTCCATAGATGTGACACAGCAAATGAATTGTTGAATGTTTCGTCCCCGGGGGTCATGTGGCAGGGTGGACTGCGCTGACGTGATTTACCGGAGACGGCATCAAGAATATGTATTCGCAGGTCACCACAGTCAATGCTCATGTAGGTGTTGGTACATACGGTCTTTTCTGAATGGAAAGAAGATAAAAGAAAGCTCATTTAGCCATTTGATAGAAGTTGGTGGTAGTCATCCCATTGTCCAGTAGAAATCAAAATTAAGTTTAATGATCGAAGTCACCTGATTGGTAAACTAAAGTTAATCAAGATTAACAACTTGAAATTGATGTTGGTTTTAGCAACTTCAAGACTGGTGTTGCTCAGTGATGTCTGGCAGGAGGGTTTTCAACACAATGGGTGAGATCAgatgaatgaaatacttgacACTTACACTAACACCTATTGATCTCAGAACACAAAACTCTTTTGAACACCAGCAGGAGGCCAGCGACTGAGGTGTGTTCCATTGTGGCATCTTGACATTTTATGCTAATTTCAGAGAGTGCTCACGTGAAGTGTATCCAACCATGCCTGCCAGAGAATATcattgctaaatggttgtgaacGAGGCCTAATGGGTACATTCTGAAGATCCAAATATACATAACAAACCTTTGCGAGTGTTCggctttaagggttgaccaaagACACCAACATTTAGACTAGAACGTTAAATCATGAAGCAATTAGTACTCCTTCAAAAGGAAGTGAAAGCtagtttcaagggtgggaggctgttctctggtaAAGAAAGAACTGACTCCAACCCTtggaattggcattcacttcgttgtGAGAGCTTtaaacaataagtaggcctagaCTTACCATGAACTTCTCCTTTCACAACTGTCAGTGAAGCAATTAGCATGATAGCTCCAAGCCCTAAGAATGGGCAGTATGCGTTtatcttcattttcttcattcgGATTCTGAGGGAAGTCCTTACTGGTTGCATATCCAATGCATGAAAACACAAAGTCCTCCTGTATGTCTGTAACTGCCCATGGAATATGAATGTAGGTATGTCGGTCTACATTCATGGATAGTCCAATAATCTACCTTCCATATACTTTCAAGCTTTTCGTACATCGAATCTTGTTTAAAATAATTGATTTTCCTATCGCCTGGATGTCTCGTTGTCAACAAGGAAGTATGAATAGGCCGGCCTatttgacataggcctaccaacTATAAGACAATGGATCTCAGCCTACCGTCATGCTCACAGAATAGATAGCACAGGATGACTACCCTTGGAACACCTCACAACAACAACATACCTAGGCCTACCTGTTATTCATGAGCTGACCTGGTTCTTGATTTGTCAGTCTGTTCAACAGCTGCTTGGAAGTATTGATTTTATTCTTGTAATAGTTTAAAACGTATGTCATTTGGCAATGGCAATGTGCCAAAAGTATATCAAATGCTATGAAACAGGGTTTATTGATGGTGATAATTCATCGTTATTCTTTGCCTTATTTCTTTTGATGTTGAGGACATGACAAAATCATATCAAGTCGTAGGCTCAATCAAAAACCCGCGTTATATTTCAAGCACCCTTATGAGATGCACCAAcggtaaaaatttcatgattataGCTAGCAGCGTTTATGAGAAAtagccaaaaataggttttcaaagagcccCACTTATATGGCAGACTATCAGGTGTATCAAAATCAAATGCGTCTTTAACTGACTGCAGTATCTATGATAAAACCGGAGGTCAACACTtaaggacatacatgtacatgtatagtgcctTCAGCCTCAAATAATATGTCCAAGGGTTTTGTCCCTGGCGAGGACAGGCCGGTCAGTCCAGTCAGTCCACAGCTATTTCTATCTGTAGCAAGGCAGTATTGTACTTTCAGTCTTCTGTAATAAAACTGAAGACAGCCTGCTGGTCAGATTAAGCTGTGTTGACTGATTGTGACTGTGACCCCATGTTCAATcatgtggttgtgacagtcacaataTGCTCTTACTGGTTATGATAGTCGTAACATGTTCTGTCGCACAGGGACAACAgcttgactggttgtgacagtcacaccgcccatgtttcagtgtggttgtgacagcgTCACCTTTTTTTATCGAGTTGGTTGAAACAGGGAAACACATCCCGGTGTCACCACCTCTCAGCTATACTGGACAGTTATCAGTGCAAATGAAAACTCTTCTTCGAGTCTAATTGCTGAACGACTAATAAAACGACACCACTGCGTCTTTCTATGGATGGAACATCCTTGAGAATCTAGGAAAAGGGGAGGAAAAAGCATGTCAGGACACCGTCTCAGAATATTTTGATCACGCGGCACTTTGACGCGAAGTGCGGTCTGCGCCGCGCTCTATCAACACGTGGCACTTTGATAACTTACCAGAATAAATACACactttattgaattattttgaaaactttctccaaaaatgtcctcGTGTTTCTTCGGTTGCCATTTTATTTCCCAACGTCACATCCATTAACCCTGCTTCTTGTTGGATATAGACAACTTGTCGCAATGCAGGTATCAATAACCACTAACTCGAATCGATTTCGTTCGGCGGCCTTGGTATGCGGGTGTGCTTCATTTCGttcattaggcaggtttcgaaaGCTTTATGAAGAACTACGAACGAGGATCCGGTAATCAGAAGGTGTAGGTAGTTTGAATACTGACgtttttaaaaaagaaaataccCCGATTCGTGctaatttaccatgctcaccatggtaaaatatttcaccgtcccaattgaCCATGGTGAAGTGCAGTCAGTTTACCGTGGTGAactgtggatttaccatggagaaattgagacacatttttcctaagggttgAGTGACGCAGCATCCTCCTCcttttatggcgatattaaccccgtctgggctggtggtctctgCTATACAgtctgtcaagaaatgctgtattgagtgactcATCATCCTCGTCCTTACCCTTAAGAAAAAGGTGTCTGAAACACGTCACAATGGTGAATTGGGtcggtgaaatattttatctTTGGAACAGGTTGTGCAATTGTCTCTCTATGGCAATACTTTGAGAACTGGCTGTGTCACTGGTCTTCATGGGAATACTCTGAGAACTGCTTG
This genomic window from Lineus longissimus chromosome 13, tnLinLong1.2, whole genome shotgun sequence contains:
- the LOC135497603 gene encoding uncharacterized protein LOC135497603 translates to MQPVRTSLRIRMKKMKINAYCPFLGLGAIMLIASLTVVKGEVHEKTVCTNTYMSIDCGDLRIHILDAVSGKSRQRSPPCHMTPGDETFNNSFAVSHLWKQCNMRPNCHVFLNDGHYYTYVFIKYQCIKEIPAFDICSSLTSSPLIKGHLFSPGYPLMIPRQHPTKCTCRIALHSLINLRMDIMTDELRCPEKQRINVFSRNKTLESSYTCQTFNKSPLYIYNGSDIVFEFINKYYAAGGKFWIQFSADKHITVACGSSSSTPIAMSKLANVLRVPMTDDTQSMTTISPKTESRDQEPQVIPEFHIYHGDPKRQAPQFGLVFNILIVSTVLLAFTITLYICWQHHTRKNKGPSHSRQELPTKVI